ATCCATCGCTCTCTATCCAAAAATCAAATGTCTTTATCTATCCAAAGGAAAAATAATGAAACACATTCTCAAAAAAATCCCTTTTCTCAAAAGTTCTTATATCCATTGCAAAAATCTTTTTGCTCTTTATGCGACCAAATCCTACTCTCAAGAGGGAGAAGATTTACTCCTTCGCAGAATCTTTGAACAACAAAAAGATGGCTTTTATGTCGATATTGGCGCACACCACCCCTTTAGATTTTCAAATACTTTTTTATTTTATAAACGCGGATGGAAAGGGATCAATATCGATGCAATGCCCAATTCTATGAAGCTTTTTAAGCGTTTTAGACCTAGGGATACCAATCTTGAAATCCCTGTTGGAAAAAGTGGAGAAACGCTTGAATATTTTTCTTTTAATGAGCCAGCCCTCAATACTTTCAATCCCAATATTGCAGCAAAGGTGCAAAAAAATCCCCACTTCAAACTCCTTAAAACCTATTCGATGCAAATCACCTCTCTTGCAGAGATCCTTCAGCAATATCTCCCCCAAGGACAAAAAATTGATTTTATGAGCATTGATGTAGAAGGTCTAGATCTTGAAGTTTTGCAATCTAATGATTGGGATACCTATCGTCCAAAATATTTGCTTGTAGAAGCTCTAGGGGGGGGGGATTATGAAAAGATTCTCACCTCTCCCTTATATCTTTATCTTTCCTCCCATCATTACAAACTTTTTGCAAAAACTTTTAATACACTTTTCTTTGCGGATCAAAAGGAATAGCAATGCTTAAAATTTTTATTTTATGTGGAGGGTCAGGCACACGACTTTGGCCCATCTCCAGAAAGTCCCTTCCCAAACAATTTGCCCCACTCTTTCCAGATGAAACACTCTTTCAAAAAACGCTCAAGCGATCCAAGCTCCTTTTGGAAGAATTACACGAAGAAGGCGAGATCAATC
The DNA window shown above is from Helicobacter kayseriensis and carries:
- a CDS encoding FkbM family methyltransferase; amino-acid sequence: MKHILKKIPFLKSSYIHCKNLFALYATKSYSQEGEDLLLRRIFEQQKDGFYVDIGAHHPFRFSNTFLFYKRGWKGINIDAMPNSMKLFKRFRPRDTNLEIPVGKSGETLEYFSFNEPALNTFNPNIAAKVQKNPHFKLLKTYSMQITSLAEILQQYLPQGQKIDFMSIDVEGLDLEVLQSNDWDTYRPKYLLVEALGGGDYEKILTSPLYLYLSSHHYKLFAKTFNTLFFADQKE